The DNA segment ATAATGCCATAATTTTTAACCCAGATTCTGGAGAAATTGAAAATACCGTTTCTTTTGTCGGCTCTTCTGATTTATCTATAGTCTATATGTCAGAGGATGCGATTCATGTAACTTATTCTTATTACGCGAGCATTATCAAGTTTTTCTCTAATTTTTTCAAAGAAAAGTGTAAAGATATAGTTCCAGATTGGCTTATTGAAAAGCTAGAAAAACTGGAGGGTTATGATATAAGTGATACGGCTAAACTTATGGAATTTCAGGTTGTTCTTGAGAGATATTTTAATTCTCTAAGCAGTGATGAAAGGCTGAGAATAGAAAATGAGTTTGAAAATAGAATGGGAGATTATCACAAAGCGCACAAAAGAGATTTCGAAACAACAGGAATAATAAAAATAGGATTAGATAAATTTGAGGTATCGGCAACCGGTAATGTTCCAGGTAGGCCTTTAAATCAGTTTTCTTTAGATGAATACAATGATTTCCTCAGGGTAGCAACCACTGTTGGAGGAGGAGGGTTTTGGTGGGGAATTGGTGGAACAAGAGAAAGCGCCAATGATATCTATATTTTAGATAAAGATTTGAAAAGGGTGGGTTCCCTTCAAGATTTAGGCCTAGAAGAAAGAATTTATTCTGTCAGATTTATAGAAGATAAAGGATATGTAGTAACTTTCAAACAAATTGACCCATTTTTTGTGCTAGATTTATCCAATCCTAAAAAACCCGAATTAAAAGGAGAACTAAAAATCCCTGGGTATTCTTCCTATTTGCACCCTATAACAAAAGATAAGATTTTAGGGATAGGGAAAGAAGGCTCTAAGGTAAAAATTTCTTTATTTGATGTAGCCCAGCCCCAAAAACCAACTGAAACAGATAAATATACCCTGGATGAGTACTGGTCAGATATATTAAATACTCACCATGCCTTCTTGCTGGATAAAAAACATCAGATCTTTTTCTTGCCCGGTTCCAGGGGCGGTTATGTATTTTCTTATAAAGGAAATCAGTTGGAGTTAACAAGGGCTGTAAGTAGTATAAGAGCAAGAAGGGCAGTCTATATAGAAGACTTGCTATATATAATCGGAGATGATAAAGTTGTTGTTTTGAATGAATTAAACTGGGAGAAAGTTAATGAAATAGAGTTTTAATTTTCCAAGTAAGATGCGAATCAAAAAATCGCCAGGAAGGCGATTTTTTGATAGAATAATAAAATGATATGGAGTGTAAAAAAGAACAAAACTTAAAAGATTGTCCCTGTACTTACCCTAATTGTCCCAGAAGGGGAATTTGTTGTGAATGTATAAAACATCACTGGGAAAAGAAAGAGCTTCCGGCCTGTTTTTTCTCAAAAGAAGCTGAAAAAACTTACGATCGCTCAATTGAGATGTTTATTAAAGACCAGCAGAAGAAATTGACAACGGAATAACAGATGAAAAAAAATGAAAAAAGAAAACTTTTTATTGGGATTGATCTTGGAGGAAAGAAAAAGA comes from the Patescibacteria group bacterium genome and includes:
- a CDS encoding beta-propeller domain-containing protein, with translation MPKQINSKLAIIISITLFVIASGYMYVIFKYTSISFPTFPGFPRIPFPPFVSEIEGVEKFSSEEDFKVYLQEAELGYYGGFVGLGGATMRPLVEEGLPVPTAPLEFEAKGAIPERVSETTVQVLGIDEPDIVKTDGKEIYFSSGESYYWRGFMEVIPPKIIGETKIIKAFPPADLAIDAKIDKKGDLLLKGDILVIFSGEKIYGYDISDPESPEKEWTIELEDKNYVVSARLYKDKIYLITKTKIDTYHPCPIRPLTVEGVPLEIKCIDIYHPVPTIPVDVTYNAIIFNPDSGEIENTVSFVGSSDLSIVYMSEDAIHVTYSYYASIIKFFSNFFKEKCKDIVPDWLIEKLEKLEGYDISDTAKLMEFQVVLERYFNSLSSDERLRIENEFENRMGDYHKAHKRDFETTGIIKIGLDKFEVSATGNVPGRPLNQFSLDEYNDFLRVATTVGGGGFWWGIGGTRESANDIYILDKDLKRVGSLQDLGLEERIYSVRFIEDKGYVVTFKQIDPFFVLDLSNPKKPELKGELKIPGYSSYLHPITKDKILGIGKEGSKVKISLFDVAQPQKPTETDKYTLDEYWSDILNTHHAFLLDKKHQIFFLPGSRGGYVFSYKGNQLELTRAVSSIRARRAVYIEDLLYIIGDDKVVVLNELNWEKVNEIEF